Sequence from the [Clostridium] scindens genome:
CTTGAAGATGCGGATGAAAAATCAAGCAAGCTTGGAGAAGAAGTTTTATCCATGATCAACACCATGATGTAAGCCAGGGAAAAAGTGGGAAAACCCTGAAAATACGGGAAAAACTGAGAAATCACCTTGACAAATACAGGGAAAACAGGTATAACAGTAACTAAAGGCATGCCATATGAGCGTATGGGGAGCCGAATAATTTGTAGAATTGAAAATAAGGGATTCTATACGTAAACAAGAGGAGGAAATTATCCATGAACAAAACAGAATTAGTAGCAGCAATCGCTGACCAGGCAGAATTATCTAAAAAAGATTCTGAAAAAGCATTAAAGGCTTTTATTGATGTTGTAACAGATGAACTGAAAAAAGATCATAAGGTACAGTTAGTCGGCTTTGGCACTTTCGAAGTAAGCAAGAGAGCAGCAAGAGAAGGAAGAAATCCTCAGACAGGAAAAACCATGAAGATTGAAGCATGCAAGGCTCCAAAATTCAAAGCTGGAAAAGCATTGAAAGACGCTGTTAACGCATAATTCGGCGAACGGATAAGTTTTATAAAAGTATAGGAATAGAGAGCGCCTTACGCTCTCTATTTTTATGTCTGGAAGGAGGATGTTATGAGACTGGACAAGTTTTTAAAGGTTTCCCGCCTGATCAAGAGGAGGACCGTGGCAAACGAGGCCTGCGATGCAGGAAGAGTGACGGTCAATGGAAGCGTGGCAAAGGCCTCCGTGAAGGTAAAGCCAGGAGATATCATTGAGATTCAATTTGGAACGAAGACGGTGAAGGTGGAAGTGCTGGATATACAAGAGACTACAAAAAAGGAAGAAGCCAAAGATCTATTCAAATATTTGTAATAAATGGAAACAACCCTTCATAAGATAATTAAGAAAGGTTGTGATGCGCATGGAAGAAAGAACCGTACAAAAAAACCATAAACTGGTGATCAATAACCGGAAAACCAGCCTTGTTACAGGCGTTATAGATGTGCTGTCCTTTGACCTGAATGAGATTCTGCTGGAGACGGAGCAGGGAATGATGATGGTGAAGGGGACAGATCTGCATGTCAACCGCCTGAGTCTGGAAAAAGGGGAAGTGGACCTGTCAGGAAATATAGACAGCGTGGCATATTCGGATGTCCAGGCGCATGGCAAGCAGCAGGAGAATATATTCTCGAAATTATTCAGGTGATTGCATGCCAGGACTGAAAGAAGAATTAATGGTGTTTGTGATGGCGGTGATATCCGGCGCCATCGTGCGGCTGGCCTACCGCTGTATCGCCTGCTTCCGGAATATCATAAGGCATAATCTCGCAGCCATAGGGATAGAAGACCTTATTTTCTGGATCGGCTCTGCCATCTATATCTTTGTGCAGATTTACCATACAAGTGATGGTAGTATAAGGTGGCATTTTGTACTAGGTGTTGTGCTGGGGGCAGTTTTGATGACGGTTTTTTTAAGACAGTTGGAAAAAGTGTACAAAAAAATCTACACGCGTAAGAAGAAGGATTTTCCCCAAAAGTCTTGATTAAAAGAAGGAAAAAAGTTAATATATTATTATTAATTGGGTGAGTATAGCCAGCAGGGGTGCCGGCGTAAGGGTGAGTAATTATATGAATGGAATTAAACAAAAGAGCCGTAGAAGGCGGCAGAAAAAACGCATACAGCGACATAAGAGAAGCGTGCTGGCGGTCAGCGCCGTAATTCTTCTGCTGGTAGTGGTAGTATCCGCGAGCAGCATGACGCTCCGCGCAAGAGATAAGTCCTATCAGGCACAGGAGATGGAGCTGAAGGAGCAGATAAAGGAAGAGACGGCACGCAAAGCAGAGATCAAGGATCTTGAGAAGTACGTGGGAACAGATGAATATGTAGAAGATGTTGCCAAAGACAAACTAGGTCTGGTACATGAGAATGAGATTATATTTAAGGCAAAATAAACAGATGATAAGCTTTAGGAAGTAGGATTCCTAAAGCTTTTTTCTTTGTCTGGGAGAAATTTGTCTAATAACCATTGAAAGGGGAGCAAAGAATGGCGGAGGTAAAAGAGAAAGAGACTTTTGTGAATCCTTATGTCATACAGATGGACAAGTTTGCGGATTCGCTGATGCATCTGTCAAAGACATTTCTGACACTGGAGGATTATAAGGGGACCTTTACCAAAGATGAGATTGAGGAGATGTTCCTGAAGATTACGGACAAGGTCTGCGAGAACTGTGAAAAGAAGGAGTGGTGCATGGGAGAGAACCGGGTCCATACCTATCAGATGCTGTATGAGATTCTATGCGCCGTGGAAGAATA
This genomic interval carries:
- a CDS encoding HU family DNA-binding protein — translated: MLYVNKRRKLSMNKTELVAAIADQAELSKKDSEKALKAFIDVVTDELKKDHKVQLVGFGTFEVSKRAAREGRNPQTGKTMKIEACKAPKFKAGKALKDAVNA
- the yabP gene encoding sporulation protein YabP encodes the protein MEERTVQKNHKLVINNRKTSLVTGVIDVLSFDLNEILLETEQGMMMVKGTDLHVNRLSLEKGEVDLSGNIDSVAYSDVQAHGKQQENIFSKLFR
- a CDS encoding FtsB family cell division protein, which codes for MNGIKQKSRRRRQKKRIQRHKRSVLAVSAVILLLVVVVSASSMTLRARDKSYQAQEMELKEQIKEETARKAEIKDLEKYVGTDEYVEDVAKDKLGLVHENEIIFKAK
- a CDS encoding RNA-binding S4 domain-containing protein, encoding MRLDKFLKVSRLIKRRTVANEACDAGRVTVNGSVAKASVKVKPGDIIEIQFGTKTVKVEVLDIQETTKKEEAKDLFKYL
- the yabQ gene encoding spore cortex biosynthesis protein YabQ, translating into MPGLKEELMVFVMAVISGAIVRLAYRCIACFRNIIRHNLAAIGIEDLIFWIGSAIYIFVQIYHTSDGSIRWHFVLGVVLGAVLMTVFLRQLEKVYKKIYTRKKKDFPQKS